In Nitrospirota bacterium, one DNA window encodes the following:
- the alaC gene encoding alanine transaminase: MFNFNRIKRLPPYVFAIVNALKHEARLQGDDIIDLGMGNPDLPAPKHIVDKLCEASRNPKNHRYSASKGITQLRMAICEWYKRRFDVDLDPESEAVVTIGSKEGLSHLALAIVEPGDVALTPTPAYPIHPYSVIIAGGEVRSVPIGPGINFLEELEKAYKNTWPRPKLLIINFPHNPTTEVVDIEFFKSVVDFAKENKLIVIHDFAYADLIFDNYKASSFLQVPGARDVGVEFFSLTKSYSMAGWRVGFCVGNRKLVGALIKMKSYLDYGMFQPIQIASIVALRGPQDCVEEIRKTYEKRRNTLCRGLNRMGWEVKPPKATMFVWTKIPEPYVKMGSLEFSKFVLKEAKVAVSPGIGFGEGGDEYVRFALVENEHRIRQAVKGIRRLFK; the protein is encoded by the coding sequence ATGTTTAATTTTAACAGGATAAAGAGGCTGCCTCCCTATGTCTTTGCCATTGTTAATGCCCTCAAGCATGAAGCAAGGTTACAGGGAGACGATATTATAGACCTTGGTATGGGAAATCCCGACCTGCCGGCTCCAAAACATATAGTTGACAAACTCTGTGAGGCATCAAGGAATCCCAAGAACCACAGGTATTCTGCATCAAAGGGGATAACCCAGCTGAGAATGGCAATATGTGAGTGGTACAAGAGGAGATTTGATGTAGATCTTGACCCTGAATCAGAGGCAGTCGTGACTATCGGGTCCAAGGAAGGCCTGAGCCACCTGGCCCTTGCCATAGTAGAGCCCGGGGATGTAGCACTCACACCAACCCCTGCCTATCCGATCCATCCATACAGTGTAATAATTGCAGGAGGAGAGGTAAGGAGTGTACCTATAGGGCCGGGAATAAATTTTCTTGAGGAACTTGAAAAGGCCTACAAGAATACGTGGCCAAGACCAAAACTCCTTATAATCAACTTCCCTCACAATCCGACCACAGAGGTGGTTGACATTGAATTCTTCAAATCCGTTGTTGATTTTGCAAAAGAGAACAAACTCATAGTGATCCATGACTTTGCCTATGCCGACCTTATCTTTGATAATTATAAGGCTTCAAGCTTTCTTCAGGTCCCCGGGGCCAGGGATGTTGGTGTCGAGTTTTTCTCCCTCACAAAGAGTTATTCCATGGCTGGCTGGAGGGTTGGTTTCTGTGTCGGCAACCGCAAACTTGTAGGCGCACTCATAAAGATGAAGAGCTACCTTGACTACGGGATGTTTCAACCTATTCAGATAGCAAGTATCGTTGCTCTGCGTGGCCCCCAGGACTGCGTGGAGGAGATAAGAAAGACCTATGAGAAGAGGAGAAACACTCTCTGCAGGGGACTGAACCGGATGGGCTGGGAAGTAAAGCCCCCGAAGGCCACAATGTTTGTCTGGACAAAGATACCGGAACCCTACGTCAAGATGGGCTCCCTTGAATTTTCAAAATTCGTACTTAAAGAGGCAAAGGTGGCCGTATCACCCGGCATAGGTTTTGGAGAGGGCGGGGATGAATACGTAAGGTTTGCCCTTGTTGAGAATGAACACCGTATAAGACAGGCTGTTAAAGGGATCAGGAGGTTATTCAAATAA
- the ychF gene encoding redox-regulated ATPase YchF, with protein MKIGIIGLANSGKTTIFNALTGQNIPTTVYPTTEAQPNVGVVKVPDERVERLTEIYQPKKVTLATVEYIDYLGITKGYPQQNRKVLDMIKDVDAVVHVIRAFEDESIIHPTGNVAPLRDAETVELELIFSDLELVEKRLERMEEGARKGKKQDENERAVLLRCKEVLEEEIPLRRVAFNEDELLSLRHLQFISIKPEVMLLNLHEDDIGSEKGSALVEQLRKRFELPVVALSGKIEMEIAQLGQDEAKEFLKDLGIEEPAMARLIRICYDHLGLISFHTVGKDEVRAWTIKKGTTAQKAAGKIHTDIERGFIRAEVISFNDFIQSGSMAAAREKGLVRLEGKTYEVQDGDIINFRFNV; from the coding sequence ATGAAGATAGGTATTATTGGACTTGCAAACTCGGGTAAGACTACGATCTTTAATGCACTTACCGGACAGAATATCCCCACCACGGTTTACCCGACTACAGAGGCACAACCCAATGTCGGTGTTGTGAAGGTGCCTGATGAGCGGGTGGAGAGACTAACAGAAATATACCAGCCAAAAAAGGTCACCCTTGCAACTGTTGAATACATAGATTACTTAGGAATAACAAAGGGATACCCTCAGCAGAACCGCAAGGTGCTGGACATGATAAAGGATGTGGATGCCGTGGTACACGTCATAAGGGCCTTTGAAGACGAATCAATAATCCATCCCACGGGAAATGTCGCCCCTTTGAGGGACGCCGAAACAGTTGAACTCGAACTGATATTTTCGGACCTCGAACTGGTGGAAAAACGGCTTGAGCGGATGGAGGAAGGTGCAAGAAAGGGAAAGAAGCAGGATGAAAATGAACGGGCCGTGCTCCTTAGATGCAAGGAAGTGCTTGAAGAAGAGATTCCCCTGAGGAGAGTTGCTTTTAACGAGGATGAACTCCTCTCTTTGAGGCACCTCCAGTTTATCTCCATAAAACCGGAAGTTATGCTTCTGAACCTGCATGAGGATGACATTGGCTCTGAAAAAGGCTCTGCCCTGGTGGAGCAGCTCCGGAAAAGGTTTGAGCTCCCTGTGGTAGCACTTTCAGGCAAAATAGAGATGGAGATAGCCCAGTTAGGTCAGGATGAGGCAAAAGAGTTCCTGAAAGACCTTGGAATAGAGGAACCCGCAATGGCCCGGCTTATCCGCATCTGTTATGACCACCTCGGCCTGATCTCATTTCATACTGTCGGCAAGGATGAGGTGAGGGCCTGGACAATCAAAAAAGGCACCACAGCCCAGAAGGCGGCAGGCAAAATCCATACTGATATTGAAAGGGGATTTATCAGGGCCGAAGTCATCTCTTTTAACGATTTCATCCAGTCAGGCTCAATGGCAGCTGCCAGAGAGAAGGGACTTGTAAGACTTGAAGGAAAGACCTATGAGGTCCAGGATGGGGATATTATTAATTTCAGGTTTAATGTATAA
- a CDS encoding MBL fold metallo-hydrolase, with protein MKPTFHHRTVNGPFEDPVVYLRLLREKRALLFDAGDIGRLSAGEIHKITDVFVTHTHIDHFTGFDRILRVILRRERPLRVYGPEGITECVEGKLRGYTWNLIEEYPASLSVHEVSDSSVTVTEFSARSGFQRLDRGTTESSETILNDPLFSVKAICLRHDIAVLGFCIEESVHINIDKAVLLERGLPVGPWLSDFKAAIREGKKGFSAVIEGRKYSMNELGDIVRITDGQKVSYVMDISPSAENIERVVELAKGSHTLYIEAYFLDEDRDRAFQRNHLTARMAGEIASRAGVREVIPMHLSPKYKAFPERIMEEVMSAFIH; from the coding sequence ATGAAGCCCACCTTTCATCACAGGACGGTTAACGGCCCTTTTGAAGACCCTGTTGTGTACCTCAGGCTACTGAGGGAAAAGAGGGCATTATTGTTTGATGCAGGAGATATAGGCCGTCTGTCAGCCGGGGAGATACACAAGATAACAGACGTCTTTGTGACACATACCCATATCGACCATTTTACCGGGTTTGACCGGATACTGAGGGTAATACTCAGGAGAGAGAGACCCCTCAGGGTGTATGGTCCGGAGGGAATAACAGAGTGTGTGGAGGGTAAATTGAGGGGCTATACCTGGAACCTTATAGAAGAGTATCCGGCCAGTCTCTCTGTCCATGAAGTGTCGGACTCTTCGGTTACTGTAACAGAGTTTTCCGCAAGAAGTGGCTTTCAGAGACTTGATAGAGGCACTACGGAAAGCTCTGAAACCATACTGAACGACCCGCTCTTTTCAGTAAAAGCCATCTGTCTCAGGCATGACATTGCCGTTCTTGGCTTCTGCATTGAGGAGAGTGTCCACATAAACATTGATAAGGCGGTGCTCCTGGAAAGGGGGCTTCCGGTTGGCCCGTGGCTTTCCGACTTCAAGGCTGCAATAAGGGAAGGGAAGAAAGGGTTTTCTGCGGTTATTGAAGGCCGTAAATATTCAATGAATGAACTTGGCGATATTGTGAGGATCACTGATGGGCAGAAGGTCTCCTATGTTATGGATATCTCGCCATCAGCGGAGAATATTGAGAGGGTGGTGGAGCTTGCCAAGGGCTCACATACCCTGTATATTGAGGCCTATTTCCTGGACGAGGACAGAGACCGGGCATTTCAGAGAAACCATCTGACTGCACGGATGGCAGGTGAGATAGCAAGCCGGGCAGGCGTAAGAGAGGTTATCCCCATGCACCTGTCACCTAAATACAAGGCCTTTCCTGAAAGGATAATGGAGGAGGTGATGAGTGCATTTATACATTAA
- the tsaB gene encoding tRNA (adenosine(37)-N6)-threonylcarbamoyltransferase complex dimerization subunit type 1 TsaB, with amino-acid sequence MLTLAIDTSTPVGGISLFDGDSGLRGEIRLGIKRTHSEQIMKSTDFLLKHCSTGFNEIDFYTIAIGPGSFTGLRVGLSTVKGLSFATNKPIVAVSTLEAFTASFPFTKKLICPLLDARRKEVYGGLFRWTETGLWKLVPEAALDIKSILTLINEETVFTGSGAALYKDAILSTLGERAHFPGENLMHPLPSALCIIGLQKAGKGEFSDPVKLTPTYLRKSEVEIKIKT; translated from the coding sequence ATGTTAACACTTGCTATTGATACTTCCACTCCTGTAGGGGGGATTTCTCTCTTTGACGGTGACTCTGGTCTCAGGGGGGAGATACGTCTTGGAATAAAACGGACTCACTCCGAGCAGATCATGAAGAGCACTGACTTCCTGCTTAAACATTGCAGTACCGGATTCAATGAGATAGATTTTTATACAATCGCCATCGGGCCTGGCTCTTTCACAGGTCTGAGGGTTGGCCTCAGCACCGTCAAGGGCCTCTCATTTGCAACCAACAAACCCATTGTAGCCGTATCCACTCTTGAGGCCTTTACCGCCTCGTTTCCCTTTACAAAAAAATTGATCTGTCCCTTGCTTGATGCAAGGAGAAAGGAAGTCTACGGGGGACTGTTCAGATGGACCGAAACAGGGCTCTGGAAACTTGTACCCGAGGCTGCGCTTGACATAAAATCCATTTTAACCCTCATAAATGAAGAGACCGTCTTTACTGGGAGTGGCGCCGCACTTTATAAAGATGCTATTCTAAGTACCCTTGGAGAGAGGGCCCATTTCCCGGGGGAAAACCTTATGCACCCACTGCCGTCAGCCCTCTGTATTATCGGTCTGCAGAAGGCCGGGAAAGGAGAGTTCTCAGACCCTGTAAAACTGACTCCCACATACCTGAGGAAATCCGAGGTGGAAATTAAGATAAAGACCTGA